In the genome of Neofelis nebulosa isolate mNeoNeb1 chromosome 8, mNeoNeb1.pri, whole genome shotgun sequence, one region contains:
- the NFYB gene encoding nuclear transcription factor Y subunit beta isoform X2, whose product MDGDSATTDASQLGISADYIGGSHYVIQPHDDTEDSMNDHEDTNGSKESFREQDIYLPIANVARIMKNAIPQTGKIAKDAKECVQECVSEFISFITSEASERCHQEKRKTINGEDILFAMSTLGFDSYVEPLKLYLQKFREAMKGEKGIGGAVTTTDGLSEELTEEAFTNQLPAGLITADGQQQNVMVYTTSYQQQIQFS is encoded by the exons ATGGATGGTGACAGTGCTACAACAGACGCTTCTCAGCTGGGCATCTCTGCGGACTACATCGGGGGAAGCCACTATGTGATACAGCCCCACGATG atacGGAGGACAGCATGAATGATCATGAAGACACAAATGGTTCAAAAGAAAGTTTCAGAGAACAAGATATATATCTTCCAATTGCAAACGTAGCAAGGATAATGAAAAACGCCATACCTCAAACGGGAAAG aTTGCAAAAGATGCCAAAGAATGTGTTCAGGAATGTGTAAGTGAGTTCATCAGCTTTATAACATCTGAAGCAAGTGAAAGATGCCATCAGGAGAAACGGAAGACAATCAACGGAGAAGATATTCTCTTTGCCATGTCTACCTTAGGCTTCGACAGTTATGTAGAACCTCTAAAATTATACCTTCAGAAATTCAGAGAG GCtatgaaaggagagaaaggaattgGTGGAGCAGTCACAACTACAGATGGATTAAGTGAAGAACTTACAGAGGAGGCATTTA CTAACCAGTTACCAGCTGGCTTAATAACTGCAGATGGTCAACAACAGAATGTTATGGTTTATACAACGTCATATCAACAG CAAATTCAGTTTTCATGA
- the NFYB gene encoding nuclear transcription factor Y subunit beta isoform X1, whose protein sequence is MDGDSATTDASQLGISADYIGGSHYVIQPHDDTEDSMNDHEDTNGSKESFREQDIYLPIANVARIMKNAIPQTGKIAKDAKECVQECVSEFISFITSEASERCHQEKRKTINGEDILFAMSTLGFDSYVEPLKLYLQKFREAMKGEKGIGGAVTTTDGLSEELTEEAFTNQLPAGLITADGQQQNVMVYTTSYQQISGVQQIQFS, encoded by the exons ATGGATGGTGACAGTGCTACAACAGACGCTTCTCAGCTGGGCATCTCTGCGGACTACATCGGGGGAAGCCACTATGTGATACAGCCCCACGATG atacGGAGGACAGCATGAATGATCATGAAGACACAAATGGTTCAAAAGAAAGTTTCAGAGAACAAGATATATATCTTCCAATTGCAAACGTAGCAAGGATAATGAAAAACGCCATACCTCAAACGGGAAAG aTTGCAAAAGATGCCAAAGAATGTGTTCAGGAATGTGTAAGTGAGTTCATCAGCTTTATAACATCTGAAGCAAGTGAAAGATGCCATCAGGAGAAACGGAAGACAATCAACGGAGAAGATATTCTCTTTGCCATGTCTACCTTAGGCTTCGACAGTTATGTAGAACCTCTAAAATTATACCTTCAGAAATTCAGAGAG GCtatgaaaggagagaaaggaattgGTGGAGCAGTCACAACTACAGATGGATTAAGTGAAGAACTTACAGAGGAGGCATTTA CTAACCAGTTACCAGCTGGCTTAATAACTGCAGATGGTCAACAACAGAATGTTATGGTTTATACAACGTCATATCAACAG ATTTCTGGTGTTCAGCAAATTCAGTTTTCATGA